The Neodiprion lecontei isolate iyNeoLeco1 chromosome 2, iyNeoLeco1.1, whole genome shotgun sequence genome segment TAATTCTCACCGAACCAAAAAAGGCGACTCGATAAAACCTTCCCAGTAGCCTTTTGCCACTTTTAGTGACCTCAACAACTTTATTACATGCTTGAGCTAGGTGTGTATAACAATTGGATAAGGCCTGGTAGTTTCTTTTGCTCTCATACATAGGAATGATTAGCCGATATAATTGGCCCAGCAATTCAAATCTCTCAGCCTTCTCTAACGTTTCTGTACATGCCTCGAGCTGTTCCAGAAGAAGGTATTCATTATAATGAATATCCTGCACACCTGTTGAGAAGTTTTTTACTTGTTATGTCACATTTAATATTTTAACGAGCAGCATTCTATGATATAAATAGCTATAATATCCTATATATGAGTCAATTTACAGGTAGTTGTCTACAAGTGAGTACGAGTTCACCAAAACACCATCAACTATTGATCCCAGTTCtaaaatgcaaaaattatgaatttttatcgcaTATTTACAAAGTTAGGTACAAAGTGTACTGATTCACAATAAATACTGCATTACATGCTACAACGtgcatttttttatacactaaattatcaaagttttgaaataattattcatgtGTACAAATAGACCAAAAGCATTGGAGAATAAAAACTAGTTTCGATATTGCTaagtttttgtttgaattattaaatcaCATGGTAACATATATTTAAACGCTGTCATGGTATACCAAAAATATTGAACTGAATTCCAACTAATATTTGACCGTATCCTTATCCAGATTCCATGTATCTTAAGATGTCAAAACAAAAAGTGATATcttaattatttctttatatACCGTGACATTGTCTTTTCAGGCTTAAGCTAGTGTTAGTACTTAGTATATGAAACAAACATGTGCAAGGCAACATACAAATCTCACCAGCATCAAGCTTAAGCCCACGTTCATCTCGTGAAATGTTCACAGAGATCTTGTCAAATGCTTCTGCACCCCACGtatggatttttttcaactttagaTACTCTGCCATTAATGCTGCTATATGCAACTGACAACACGCAGCCTATAAGAAAGTAGTGTAGTGAAGATTTCGAATTGTattaggaataaaaaatttaaaacgaaTGATATACCAATCTTTCTAATCcacatgaaaaaatttcaattactctTACctcagaaaaattttccacccttGCGTGATTTCGAGCCATAGTTTCAAGCCAAGTATGTCTCAACTCTGGTGTACTGGCATACGAATTAGCCAAGCTATGCTGTAAGTCTACTAGCATCTCTGGATCATTGTTGTGTTCCCGCATCTGTGCTGTAGCCATTAATACAGTTCTGATTCTTTTAGTTAAATCTTTAACCTCGACTGGAAATCCAGTTCCTTTCATAGCTTTATCAGAAGATGCATAGCTATTGATAAGGGACAGTGATTCTTGAAATCTTGAATTGTTTAGACCGATCACATTTCCTAGCATCTGCGATACAGATATAATCACCTGTAAAGAGATATGCAACTCTATAGATTAAATAGTCTGATCTTTAGGGGAAAATAAACTGCGTACGATTTCTGCTACTTTGAAAATTGCCGAGTACAAACTGACGGGCAGTAGCAGAGAATTAAGAGTGTTTACGTGCCTACAAAGAACATTGCTGGGTTGAATATATTCTTAGAACGCGCTATTTAGACACCTctgaaaaaaaacgtaaagaCTGACCAAAATTTCCTGCCCAGCATTCCTCAGTACTGAATTGTCGTTCATGTGCACTTTTAGATTATATTACTTcctttctgaaaaaaaaggaaattccTAATATTACATATTAAGCCAGTAATTTACCTGCAGATGTACCCTGGTTAATCCTTTCCTGCTGGTGAACTCAAAATTGCTCCGCATAAGCAAATATAATAAAGCACACGATTCTTGCCTGATTGAACTTAGTTTACTGTTACAGCATCGGAGCAATTCGTAACACAGACGTCCACACAAAACAGCATTACCTATAAATTGGAACGTACATACATGatgaatattttacttttattgtTCCACAACTAAACTATAAATTAGTCCGCTTCGTTTGCTTGAATCACaaaaagtttacttttaattttacattatttttacatcacTTTAATCAAATCTGTTAACATTTTACTATACACTTTCACATAGAATTATTTCCACACCAGTCTGAATTGTTTTGACTGTAAGGAATGACTCATGTTCTTCTTAGTATGCtgtcatttcaattatttagttattttattacgtttTGGCTAGTACAGTCAGCTATCTTGATACCTGAAAATTTactgtaatatataatattatacattgatttGATCGCTATGCATTCAACATTGACAGTGGTtgattgtattattatttgtatttaaattgttattacattatatgataaaatatacctgaatgtaatttttacaaaacctTCAAATTAAATACCGTTTCAGAGTGCTGTATCACATTTCTGTTCTACATCTGTCAACAACTTGACTACTTTGTAGTTTTTGTGAGCCCTAGTGCTTTAAAGTCGACTTTTACGTACCAGTGCTTATCAGAACTACATAGTAGTCTCGTTTTTGACATGGGGTAGCACAGAAAATACTAGGTTTGTGGCACGTGCAAATAAAGGGATTTCTTGATTCGTGTGTGTTTCGCACTTGCCTTTAGCTTGTGAGGCTCTTTACATTCGTcgaaaaatcactattttatGGCACTTGCCACGAAAATAACTATTTCAATTGATGGTAAGTTTGATTAAGCTACTTCATACTACAAAGGCTTGGAAAAGTAACATGGCTTACTTAAACTTAAAAGTATAATTAAGTATCCATTTTGCCACGTCATACctgaatgaattgaaaattttgtaaaactagtttgtttcattttctcgtACAAAGTAACAACAACttgaatacaaaaaatgatacaattAACACACGTAGATGTTAAACGCATATAAATCTAAttcgtgtataatattatgtatattattgtaaattcTTAGATCTGAACATGGCTAGCTATGCCAGCCAAaacgttatttaaaaaatcaaatatttgaaatgattgCTTACTGAAATCAACCCAAATGTATACATGCCAACAAAGATTGGAGATTTGTTtcattgcaataaaatataccaAAACAGTTGTGCATGAAATTAACCGTCAATTAGAATTGCAGCTAAGGATAAAAATTacagataataaaaatacattacGATGCACTATTATAGCTAATAAAGTTTGCCGATccgatgcaaaaaaaaaaaaaccacaccTAAGGACTAGAACTGGTTTATACTGTGAAGACTTTTTGCAATTATTGTCATCGAGACTTTTAAACAAAACCGacttaaaaatgttttacctTGAAATAAAGTGACGGAGTAGTTGTTCAAAAAGGCTCTAAATCCGGCAAAAACATGTCTTAACAGAGTCTCAGACTGTCCTACTTGtagaaaagataaataaatgtcAAATATTTTCCGCATTACTGGATTATACCCATCTCCAGTGACAAGAGCATCCTAAGGAAAATGATAtcgaaatttaataatatttattaactcTGGTGATTTGTTActaatagtaaaaaaattgatgtaccTTGAAATGAATACAGTATAATCCCAAGCAATCGAGTGCTATGAGGCCAACTTCGGTTGCCATATTAGCTTCTAATAACGCTTGATGTAACTTTCCACTCTCATTTTCAGCTAAATTTTCTCGAGCGACTGTATTATGCGTCTGCAGCGTACCAGTCCCAGAAGTTTCAGATGAGAAATCTGGTGGTGCCATCCTGGCAGGTAGAGTCATAGCCTTGACAGTACGTGGTTTCCCACCAGCGCTAGTCGAGTTACTTGCTATCTGTCGCTTTCCCACATATTTAAACTGGTAGAGGCTCATTCTGAAATGAAACGATTTATTCCaataagtaattaaaaattttcagaataaatGTCTAATCTTTACTTACTCAATGACTGTGAAAAAGCTAAGTAATTCAATGTCACTGCACTGCTGCCACCAAGCTATAATCTGGTGATCGCCTAAATGCTTGACAACGAATAGAAAGCAGAGGAGTAGATCTTTGACTTCGGCTGATTGAAGTTTGTCACATCTAGATGAGGTCTGGGTGACGCTTAACGATCGTGAATGACCTTTGTGTTCATGAGTACCATTTTCTGTGGGTTCTCGAATTATAGCAGTTTCCTGAGAAATGTTCGATTGAGATGCTCCGGACATTGTAGATGCATCGGATTCTATGCTTGTGCAGGAATTTCCATTGACTAAACCCTGCCCAGCAATCGCCGCAAAGTATGTGGAGTCCCGAAGATGCATGGAGACTCTGATTGGCGATTGGGTATCCAAATTCAAAGTGAATCTGTAacggttgggaaaaaaatgtatattgcTACATCGTAAAAGGAATATGGATGTTCTAGAAGAGTTTGAATATATAATTGAATCAAACGTACCTATGCATTGACCTTGGTGTACTAGTACCAGTTGTATTGTTACTGTTGGTATCTCTGTTTAGCAGAAAAGAACTACTACTTGATATTCTGTTTGACGTGTTTTGCTTTCCTTCACTCTTAGATGTACTATCATGTACCAATTCTAGTCTGTGCAAATTTTCCAGCACTATACCTAGCCAAGGTATATATATTGATGCTATTCGACTCAATTGCCCCTGAAATAATATCAATTGTATCGTTATGGGtcatattcaaaaaattgttgagaAGAAAtcataaacaaatttcaaactcacTTTATTTTGATACCGATCATCCAGTTCATGTTTGGCCATCAAATCTCTCAATGTTGCAACTGCAACTTTTCTAATTTGtacaatttcattcaacgATGTTTTCACTTCTTGTAAAAGTAAACCAACCAGGAAATGGTGCTTGCAAAAGTTCTCAGACAGGCAATACTCATTCATTAACTCTGTaagaattttgaatatttgtctttaaacatttttttttaacaacaaaaTTCATTTGTCTAATATGGTCAAAGTGCTGGGGAAAATCAATCCACTTTTCACACGTTTGCTAATCTAATTGCcataaatatttatgtatgtgcAATTTTGATTGAGAATGTAAGTATTACAGTACAAAACAATGACAAAAATTCTCTGTGCTATGATGTACGAAGAGGAGAAGAAATCTTCAAACGATGTAAACCAATGTGCATATTTCTCTCAACTACTATGGCTACATGAGAAAACCATAATACAGTTTGAGATTATGAATATGGCATAACATACCATCACTATCAGGCTCTGTCTCTGTATCTTCGGAGAGAggcataaaataaatatattacaaatgTACAGATTGAAGACGTAGTATGTTGTCTGAAATGCTTACCTCTGCTAGTTATTCTTGACTGCATCATCGGCAAATTAAAGGAGACATAATGTTCGTGGGAGCAAATGATTTGTAAGAACATGAATTTAAAATCATGTAAAGCACGGGGATCGCCAGGTGCAAAATTGTCCATATATGAATTGATTAACCGAAATACAAAGCCTCGATCCATGAATGTCAAGCATTTCTGTGACAAGAAcaagaaaatttcagaaatttgtGTGAAATAAACTTCTAATATGGTTCTACAAGTACATATAAGGATATGAAATATATAGCAGACCTTTAAAAAATGTGCGAGGCTTTTGTTCAGCTCCTGGGTTTCAACTGGCATTTCCTTGTATCTCTTCATAAGATATGGCATAATTACATCTAAAAGATTTTCTATGTTCTTGTGATATTCTTTGGAAAACCTTTCATTTCTGTGCATCTGAAAGCATGTTGCACTGTCTTAATAAACTAGGAATTCTCGGATGTCATGCATGAAGTTAGAAcaggtaaaaataaaagtaatccgatttttatataaatattgaatattttttgtagtATAGCCGTAAATCTAACCTTAATTCTGCCAGTTGTTAGCAAATGCTGTGCCATACTTTTGATCAtaatatcaaagaaaaaactgGAGTGATGCATAAACTTATTGACTACTAAAAAGTCAGTATTACTCGGTTGTAACAGCGTCGGAAGATGTTTCCCAAGCTCTTCATGTACGGTTGTAATTCCAGTTTCTTTGGATGGAGACACGAATACaaactataaataaaaatataattgaaaatgtttcaagaATACAtgaataacaaagaaaaaaaaaaatagttgcaCAGCGTAAAAAGTTACCGTAACATAAGCTTGCAGTGTTTCTTTCCGTTCCGCCTCATGCACCATATTAATGATATGTATCAATACCCTGATGATGTATAAGCTTACATCTTCATTAGTTGTAAATATCAGCAATGTAAAAAGTTGGTTCAATATCGTTGGTAGAAACGTGATAGCTGTGACTATTTGAATAGCATGAGCAGCTTTTAATATTTTGCACGTTTCTGATTCGGATGGCATAGCAGATGGCTTGGTATCTAATATTCGCTCAGCATGGCTGAATAGATTATGTAGATGTTGATCTCTGGCAAATACTGTCGAGATAAGTTGAAAGCCAACTGTGAATATTGGACGTTGTGAATCAATCCAAGTTATATCAGGTCCAGCATTCTGTATGGAAAAATACATAAGCTTctcatgaaataattatattaaagagaaaaaagagtaGTTAATCTACTAACTTGTTAGAATCTTAAACAAAACTGGGACATTGAATGAAAGGACGTTTTATGGGTGGAAAtaaagagaaatgaaatacATTACTCTGATACACCTTACAAAAATTAACGTGTAGTAGTGAATgaattgaaaggaaaaaataaacaatagaACAAATCTTACTTTGTATTGCGTGAAGTGACGAACATGAGGACGTGAACGGTTTTGAGGAAAGCACATAAAATAGCAAAGCGTGAATGAATCTCATCATCACAAAGcattgtaaatatataaatgatCAAATTAAAAGGGAAATGAAACAGTAGTTATTGAACAGACGTCAGTACAACACATATATACTTAAACTCACGTATATCTGATGAGTGGAAAATGGTTGGTAAGTAAAAATACACACGCAGATAGTGCCCTCACCCAAATCTGCTGTGCGCATTGCAAATGCTTGTAGGTAATTAGAACTACTTTGTTATATCTATTTCACATATCTTAATTATTCTTTCCGACCTAATACTGGTCGAAAGAACAAGTCCAAGTATGAGTGATAATTTGAAAGTTGATGAAATGAAGAAGGGCCTTGAAAACACAAATGAAATTAGTGGATGAATGGATATGACCTTACTCTTACCCCTTTCCCTAGGCCTAGGGGTTGGATGGACAGGTAACCGGCTGGTAAATGCGTAGCTACGGGTAACACTTGAACATCCACGTTTAGCCTGATCAAAGCACGTATTTAAGAAGACAAGTTTACGAGCATTGAAGGGTAACAGactaaatatttaataaaggTAAACACTCGTTGGACACAAAATGGTTTTAACTATTCAAACCTTGTAAGTATGAAGTCTCAATGACCaaacgatcatttttttcgtattaGTTAAATTGAATCGTGCAAAACGTACCGGCCCTTATGCAGCAATGGAGCCCACGAGTACCCAACGCAATTTTCAACCccgttctcttttttcttattcatatCACAGCTGATATGATAGAAGGAGAACAGAAGATGATGCTTTGAAGACAATTTTGTCGGTAacctcatttttatttcttcgtaCCATGAAGGGACTGCGTTATGATGTAGAACTGAGCAAGATGCTTTAAGACGCAAAATTGACAAGCCAGGTTTCCCGTAAATACACTACGTACaaacatattaattattaatattacctCATAAGTGAAATCATGATCAATTACGCTTGTTTAAACatttaataaacaaattcaaatttactcTTATGGGCTCAGCATTTTCGCTGTCATTGTCTCTAAGCTCGACAATACAAGCTATGTTTCTTGCTCTCGTAAAAATCTTCTGAGTGTCAAAAGAAAGAGTTTGGGGATAAACATATAGATGATTTATGTAAGTGATGTAAGGATGAACTTCTCTTTCCGATGATCCTTCAAATTCGGCAATTTCCAAAGTCGGCTCTGATGTAGGAGGTATAGGAAATGGCTTCAATGGTACAAAAGAAGTCGTTAACGTATCTAGACATATAACGAATGACACAGTCTGAGTACTCTGAATAGGATTACAACGAATTTGGAAAAGACTTCTATTCTTTGTTAGcaaattattatagaaaacAAGTTATGTACTCACTTTCTGGAATTTCTGTGATTGGTTCTATTTTCAGTTTCAACCATCCTGGTATAATTGTGAGCTTACTGAGCTTCTCTGGTCTGTAAACAAGTTACGGGATGATGAATTAACGGAAATTACTGTTTTAGCAGACTGAGTTTCTATGTTTCAAGAAATGTTCTGCTACCACATAATGATTATCAAGATACAGTTCTATTGAGGTTTAAGTGAATTTgttttaaatcaagaaataACCGACCCTAATatagattgaataattttatggaaaaaagtaataaactTAAAGCACACAAGTAGTACgaacaaattattatcattaataacGTACAAAGCAAGTTACTTACTTCCTATATTCCGATAAAAGCTTTAATAATTCATCatctttgattttatttccttccTGTCTGTATATTGCTGGGAAGTCTGAGGCAGTGTCCAATTCATTGCTGTATAATCTGAACAAGGGCCTTGCCGCCCAAGCAAAAGGCATTGTGTAATTTCCGAGCCTGAACATTTGacagaaaataacaattatttaccACTTTTAGGTGTATCTGGAAAAAATTCGATGAACGTTTCATTTACCTTTGACATGCGGCTTTAACTTGTTTATGGAGTTTCAGACCAAGTCTAGGATCTTTCGTGGCTCTAATATAAGGTTCAGATGTTTGACAAATACCACCTTGTAATATTTTGTCTATTCTTACAACGAGAAATATGTCAGGATGTGGATTGCTGACGCTAAAGATCGCCTGCAAACAAAAAGAATTCAAGCAACTGCTGAAACTAATCAATGTTGAGCTTCTATGTAAAAATGATTTGTAAATCTTGATATGACATAATAAATCGTTGCATAATTTACACACTTGTTTGGGATACATAAGCCATTCTTTTGGTaggtttttgatttcttctggCAATGGAACATCCTCTTCCTTTTCAGTCATGATTCCTACTGGGCTCAATTCtttggaaatatttctaaCTACTTCGTTGTTGATATCGAAGTGAAAGTTTTCTGTCAATTTCCTGCCATTTCTTACATCAAACAAACATAATGTAGTTTGATAAGGCTCGACCTGGCACAGAGAATCCTTTTCATCTATCGGAGCTTGCAATCTAAACTTCAAGCTctcacattttattaaaagtCTTTGTCCAAATTGCTCCTTATAAGGATCTACAGTAGTGTCAGGAGAACTGCCTGTTGGGCTTTTAGCATGCGGTATGTGGGgatatatacaaaataatcTACGTCTATTCTCACGCCTCGATAATGCTATACTTGTGTCGGTTTCTCTGGAATATCTTATTAACTGAGGGTTCATACTCTGCTCCAAGCCTTTCAAAGTTCCATACACCTATAAAAcagtgaaattattattaatattattattcattagagtCACAGTACATAATAAATGCcggaaaaattcttttcatcaCTTCAAAGCTCTGGTAATTCATATCAAGATGCTAAATTACAATGACATCGGTCCTTCGATAAAGTTTGAGTTTATTGATactaaaatacaaattattatCTTACTTGCATAGGCTGAGGTGATGGGGGCGGTGTATTGCAAGCTCTTTCTAATGAAGCCGCTCTCTTGTCTTCCTGCTGTTTATAGTGTTGAAGTACAGAGCTTAGTTTGAGCAACCAATCTTGTAGTTCGATTTCGCTATCTGCAGCCAAGCTGTAAGACTTGTGTGTTCCTGTCATTCTAAGTTCAAAACAGTATCTTCCACGCTTAGTGTTCCTCACAACTTCAGAGCAGAAATCCATTACTATTGTTAATTTAGCTTCTCCTTTCTTTTCATCCTTAAATAACTCAAGGATGTAGGTCCCATCTACCTCTTGCCTCAAGTGACAGTAACGGCGTTTGAACGATTTGGAACCAATGTGAACAAACATACGATCGCTACCAATCTCAGGACCTTTCATTAAGTATCCCTGCTTTGTAATCCCATCACTTTTAGTTGAATCCTGttgagaatataaaaattttacattatgTAAATTAGCAAATGTAGTATACATATTATCCCGATTGACAAAGGTAAAATTAAAGATAATTTTCATTACCATTGTCAGTACAAATAAAACCGATCAAGATTATGTCAGTGATTATGGTTAGAAGTGAGATTATTTCTTACCTCATCTACTTGATCAACTTCTGTGTCAATTTCATATACCTCATCTTTAAGGTAGTCCGAATTTGTTATTCTGCAACATAGTAAGGTGAAGATGGATATTTGTGAGTCTAATTTCATCGGGTCAAGTTTTCCATGGCCTGTCACTTCAAAAACCATAATACATACTTCGGTAATTCTAAGTAACTTCCGCTATATGctgtatatttataatgcACCAGGTTCCAATTGGAAGAATATGTTTTAAGGCATTCTTTAGTGAGAAGGCTACAGCCATCTTCGCTCTCAGTACTTTCAGAAACTTGCCGTACGGTAGAGACGACAGTTCTATATCTTCTTGGCAACACGACTTGCTATAAAAGAACACGATATATAGTTAAGAATTCTTTGACCATAGTAACTTTTCTCACATTACTTTCTAGCTCCTCAAAAATACAACACAAAGATTTCCGACCAGGCTAAATCTGAACTTTAGGAGTTTCTTGTTTAGATTACCAAGACACATATAAGCTAAATATTTAACATAGAGAGGGTATGTTAACATTAAGTGTCAAATGTTTAcaacgggagagaaaaaaatgaaatttccatACAATCTGATAGGCTGATTCAAATCATCATCAGGCATAGTTTATATGGTGGTAATAATAGCCACTTTATTTTAGGTACTAagttcgtgaaaaaaaagttccctTTGTACCAGCCTGTAAATGCTTCAAGCTTTATGTACATGGACTAATCAATGaccaacaaaaattttttagtttaaaTGTGTTATGTACTGATAAGTACTATGTTTACAAGCTTTACCGAAACATCATCTTGAGGATACAGTAAAAGCTCGCGCTGTGGATCATTTTGCAGAAGAGTTTTGTTCTtctgtacaaaattttcaaagtctaTGGGATCAACAAGGTGTGGCTTGTTCTGAAATAAATCATAATATGTTTCATTATTACATGAACTACATGTTTTTATTTagaaaagaagatgaaagataaaaatattttgcatagTAGTAGGATGTGTTAGATTACTAGTTAAATAGTGCTGGAGAATACATTTATATCACTGTCAGATACAATTGACAGTGGATTCGATACTctaatgtataaaattgaacaagGCAAAGAACATGATTCATGAAAGTCAACATGAACTTTCTTAATTACAAAGTATATTCAAGTTTATTGCGCTCCAGAGTTGTTGCATAATTAGCAGCCAGTGGACGATAAAAATAGACGAAAATAGACATGTGTTTGTAGTACCTGTACTGTGCTCTCTCTAACAACCTGTGATACAGTTTCCCTGAGTTGTGCAGCCATCCCCGGTTTTCCCAGACCTCGAGTAAACTTTCTTTCGCTCATCTTGACCGATGTCAAAccatcaatttatttcatctgcattaatatataaatacatcaCGTAGTACTATACACCTGCGGCAAAACCGACACTTTTTTATCGGCATTATCGCCATATTTGTTTAACGTAGTGTATGACGTAAAGAAATTCCACCTGCTAATCGCTGCGTACGAAAATCCGGTCGCAAAACATCAAGGATATAGAAACGACTGTATTGTGTATAATGCATAGCAAAGATTCATTCCAATTAAATGCTTACATTGGCAATGATGATGAtacttcatattttatttcactcatCAAAATTTGACGTTTCGTCAGCCATTTTACGGATAGTTTTTCTCTTCCTTATTCCCTATGGGTAACTAAAGAGGAACAAGAGGCAAGCAATCCACTGCACTTATGTGCTGCACCTACCCACTACTGGTATCAATGCATgagtgtatgtatgtatatatgtagtacacacacgtatacaaaTTTCTAGGATCTGCGAGAGATCCCGCACCGGTCCACCGCAGCACCACCGCAGTTCACCGCCGATTGCCGCCGGCTGCGCGGTCTGCGCTTACGATTAGCACAATCCACGGAGCGCAATTCTCTGTAGGTGCGGTAGGTGCAGTCGCATCAGATTACGGATCGACGGATCGCATTTTGCTTTCCTCAACGCCCACTCCACGATCCGAGGCGCACACGTCGAGATTAGTGCTATAGGCGCTACATCAGCTGATTCTCTCGCAACAGCAGCAGACGAATTCGTCACTCGTAtggtagaaattttcaaaaatttatcgacCGGTGCGAGTGAATCTGGTGACTTCTGGATGGCCTTTCGAAATTGTGAAATCATCATTTTTGAATCACACGTGCGAACATTTCGCTAATAAGTGCTGTGAGCTTACAGCACGATCACAAATACCTGACATACATGCCTATATTGAGCACACTTATGATCACACGGATAGCCCAACATTgcatgtttaaaaataattggctGGGACCCGAGGTTTGTTGCGTGTTACGTAGATCGTGTCGTTTTTTCGTAGACTGGTGCAGTGAATAAACGTAGATCAGTGAAGACAATTGGTAACACGAAAGGAGGCGAACCTTCGCGTCCCAGTTCTGAACGCGAAGGGAATATACTGTGCCTGGAACTGCTAGGAATAAGCTGGGCGATACTATGGAAGATGAATTGGAAGACAAAGTTCTGTACCAAACATATGTCTCACACATGAAACTTATATCAAAATTTGCTGTAGGTATTCCTACAGGGTTTAACACTGGCATTAACACACCCATTGGTTATCTCTGGAGAATCATGCGCATCTACGTTCTAAAGCCTGAAATTCTCGTCTGTGGCGCAGTACTCGTCGTTATGCTCTTTTACCTTCAAGCTGTCGATGTGTGGAGCAGAACATTACTTGGCAGAATTCAATATACTCTCGGTCGATCAACCTCAAAGGTATCAAACACACTCAAATCAAAATATAACTACTCCTACGGTTAACCCATGCAATATTGCTTgcagctgacaatgagttggaattaaattttttcccgtTTAAATTCAAGGTTTCGAAGCTTCAGTTTTTAGTCAATAGTTCCGTGAGCAGCGGAGAAAAACTGAGCTGGGAATTGAAAGAAGGTTACATATCAGCTTATGCTGTACAGGGCAGACGAGCACGGATGGAAGACCGTTTCGTAGTTAATGACGATATCAACTGCACTGGTGTCTCATTATTTGCAGTTTTCGATGGACACGGAGGAGAAGTTAGTAGTGTACCTTTGGCTGTTTGTCAAATGCCATATAGAATTATGCTGCCCAGTT includes the following:
- the LOC107226188 gene encoding dedicator of cytokinesis protein 9 isoform X5; amino-acid sequence: MSERKFTRGLGKPGMAAQLRETVSQVVRESTVQNKPHLVDPIDFENFVQKNKTLLQNDPQRELLLYPQDDVSQVVLPRRYRTVVSTVRQVSESTESEDGCSLLTKECLKTYSSNWNLVHYKYTAYSGSYLELPKITNSDYLKDEVYEIDTEVDQVDEDSTKSDGITKQGYLMKGPEIGSDRMFVHIGSKSFKRRYCHLRQEVDGTYILELFKDEKKGEAKLTIVMDFCSEVVRNTKRGRYCFELRMTGTHKSYSLAADSEIELQDWLLKLSSVLQHYKQQEDKRAASLERACNTPPPSPQPMQVYGTLKGLEQSMNPQLIRYSRETDTSIALSRRENRRRLFCIYPHIPHAKSPTGSSPDTTVDPYKEQFGQRLLIKCESLKFRLQAPIDEKDSLCQVEPYQTTLCLFDVRNGRKLTENFHFDINNEVVRNISKELSPVGIMTEKEEDVPLPEEIKNLPKEWLMYPKQAIFSVSNPHPDIFLVVRIDKILQGGICQTSEPYIRATKDPRLGLKLHKQVKAACQRLGNYTMPFAWAARPLFRLYSNELDTASDFPAIYRQEGNKIKDDELLKLLSEYRKPEKLSKLTIIPGWLKLKIEPITEIPENTLTTSFVPLKPFPIPPTSEPTLEIAEFEGSSEREVHPYITYINHLYVYPQTLSFDTQKIFTRARNIACIVELRDNDSENAEPIRCIYGKPGLSILRLKASCSVLHHNAVPSWYEEIKMRLPTKLSSKHHLLFSFYHISCDMNKKKENGVENCVGYSWAPLLHKGRLNVDVQVLPVATHLPAGYLSIQPLGLGKGFVFVSPSKETGITTVHEELGKHLPTLLQPSNTDFLVVNKFMHHSSFFFDIMIKSMAQHLLTTGRIKMHRNERFSKEYHKNIENLLDVIMPYLMKRYKEMPVETQELNKSLAHFLKKCLTFMDRGFVFRLINSYMDNFAPGDPRALHDFKFMFLQIICSHEHYVSFNLPMMQSRITSRDTETEPDSDELMNEYCLSENFCKHHFLVGLLLQEVKTSLNEIVQIRKVAVATLRDLMAKHELDDRYQNKGQLSRIASIYIPWLGIVLENLHRLELVHDSTSKSEGKQNTSNRISSSSSFLLNRDTNSNNTTGTSTPRSMHRFTLNLDTQSPIRVSMHLRDSTYFAAIAGQGLVNGNSCTSIESDASTMSGASQSNISQETAIIREPTENGTHEHKGHSRSLSVTQTSSRCDKLQSAEVKDLLLCFLFVVKHLGDHQIIAWWQQCSDIELLSFFTVIEMSLYQFKYVGKRQIASNSTSAGGKPRTVKAMTLPARMAPPDFSSETSGTGTLQTHNTVARENLAENESGKLHQALLEANMATEVGLIALDCLGLYCIHFKDALVTGDGYNPVMRKIFDIYLSFLQVGQSETLLRHVFAGFRAFLNNYSVTLFQGNAVLCGRLCYELLRCCNSKLSSIRQESCALLYLLMRSNFEFTSRKGLTRVHLQVIISVSQMLGNVIGLNNSRFQESLSLINSYASSDKAMKGTGFPVEVKDLTKRIRTVLMATAQMREHNNDPEMLVDLQHSLANSYASTPELRHTWLETMARNHARVENFSEAACCQLHIAALMAEYLKLKKIHTWGAEAFDKISVNISRDERGLKLDAGEICVQDIHYNEYLLLEQLEACTETLEKAERFELLGQLYRLIIPMYESKRNYQALSNCYTHLAQACNKVVEVTKSGKRLLGRFYRVAFFGSAYFEDESGQEYIYKEPKVTSLSEISERLNRLYSEKFGHDVVKMIMDSVPVNNSELDPKMAYIQVTHVIPYFEKLELEIRVTEFEQNHDVCCFMFETPFTREGKPRGNPEDQWKRRTILTTQYSFPYVKKRIAVCQKRVVELSPIEVALDEMRQRVAELEDVALIAPADAKKLQLRLQGSVCVTVNAGPLAYASAFLDPALSPQYPDDKVEDLKDVFREFVKICYTALQINSKLITSDQHEYQEVLRENYQKLCQNLSSLLGESVWPDEQVGSFKRNSAALFSAISGANNHTSTA